A window of Punica granatum isolate Tunisia-2019 chromosome 8, ASM765513v2, whole genome shotgun sequence genomic DNA:
gtgatgttaaattatgagaaaaaatgtgaaaaagtaaaataaaaataatgattgtattgttaaattatgaaaaaaagtaataaataattgagataatttattattaaaaattgaattgaattgttaaaaaaattaaaaaaagaaaagaaaaaagtaataattgtgttgttgatttttgttatatagtgagtagaattaaagttaaaatcaaaatcttatggcttgtttggtttgcaaatgtgattttaaaatcacaattttaaccTAATTCAAcacacaataaaacaaaataactcatacaaagttaaagaattggccccatttatacaactatttttcaacaacaaaataaaattactaatacaaaatcaaatggtgGGCCTcattataccactctttttcgaaatcaaaatctgattttaaaatcttactttgaaaccaaacgcaacattaaaatcaaattgcGAAATCAAATGGGCCATTAGTATTCCTACATACATCGGTTTATACAATTCTTACCATCATCGATCATTCGATGAAGGGGCCCCAATCGCTGACTGTGTAAACGTTTCCCCTAAATTATATAGTTGAAATTAATTCACAATTTGTTGGTATATATATGCTCTAAATAATGTGACATTGACcaggtttttttctttttatctatttttctaAGAGCATGCATGACACAAACATCTCAATTGATCAcgtagtgtgtttggtttcagagttgagttgagttgaatttttattttaatttgtttgtaatgattgtgatgttaaattatgagaaaaaatgtgaaaaaataatgaatagttgagagaattcattattaaaaattaaattgaatggttaaaaaatttgaataaaaatgaaaaaggtaATAATcgtattttttacttttattgtgtagtgagtagagttaaagttagagttaaaatcttaaaattaaattaggaAATCAAATTGggttaaatttaaaattaaatttataatatatgttgacttagatatatatatatataagaccAAATATTATTGGGTTATTGCACTAGTTAACTTCtacaaaagaataataataattaaaattgtgAGAATCCCAATATGCTACCCTAATTACTATTCGACTTTCAATTTGTTTCTATTTAATGATTCTATGGGCCGGCTGAAATTAATCGCCATGTCGTTCATAATccatatataactaaaatttgcTTGAGTAATAATAAATGCTACTCAAAAGATGTTCTTATATTaatgtaattgaaaaataaataaataaactaattttaaatttcagaaattaaaattaaaatacgaCTTAGAGATATACAGTTTATACAATATAAtcacatataaataaaaaaatcaaattcatcctttgaaaataaggattttgattggaatatttcaaaaattgtgcaaaataaaatttatatatctaaacgTGATATCTTCAATATATAataggaaaaaataattttaattttcgaaattaaaaattaaaattaacataCAACTCGAATATTGattatttatgtaattattaatcacatataaaataaaataaaataaaccaAATTTATCATCTAAAAATAAGGATTCTGATtacaatatttcaaaaaatatgcaatacaaaatttatatatctaaacgTGATATCCACAATATATGtttgtattttattaaaaattgtcaATATGTGTCGAATAAAATGCTTAGTTACCTATATGTAGTATttcacataaatatataatacaaattcTAATTCTATGAATAATGgtcatataaaaattaaaacttaattAATGAAAGTAAGGATTTCAcaatataatatttgaaaaattaaattggaaCACTTGGACTTCTTATTTGCGAGTGaatctaaataatattaacaattaaataaatatatgtaattatataGGAAAATTGGTAGGAAACTTGCAGTGAACTatttaaaattagtttaatATATTAGGTttgtaattcaaaatattcagTTATCGTTGAAAGTTTTGATTATactaaaaaagtaaatttgttttaaaaattaggggtatttacttaaaatgacTCATagtttgcccgttttgtcaaatctatcatatgtttttttttggtcaaatctatcacatgattactttttgtatcaaatttatcccggcattatcttttccgttgacatctaacggtcgtgctgacgtggcgcctacgtggcaagtgtggcccactatctctccgcATGCCACGTCaacacggccgttagatgttaacggaaaagataacgccgggatagatttgatgtaaaaagtaaaccatgggatagatttgacaaaaaaaagcgtagaatagatttgataaaacggacaaatcatgggtcattttaggaaaaaacccttaaaaattatgaataattcTATTAAAACAAAAACGTAAAACGCAGGGGTCAAAATACTAGTATGTACTATTTAaagtaacattttaattttttttttgggtgaagaATAACATTATTAGaccaataatatatatgcgaACGGCCCTATATGGATAGATCTCCACAGCATTGTTTCTTAGTCTCATCCTTCCAGTTCCCTCGATCATCTCCCAAAAGACAATCATGTGTCCAAGGAAACCCGTGGCTGACGCAAACTCGGCTCCGCAGCCGGCGGCGTTTCCACCTCCACAAGCGTTTCAGGCCTCGCCACCTCCTTCAGTGCCACAATTTGTTGCTGCTGCTCCTCCTACCCAGAGCCAAGTGCCCACGGGATGGACCACGGGTCTCTGTGCTTGTTTCGACGATCCGTCCAACTGTAAGTGGTAAAGCTTTAGGCCATAAAAGTGAAATGTCATCTCGGCTCAAAAGACGAGAAACATCGTCgcatttgattttgattcatTATACTTTTGATCCTGTTGTATTAATTTCTAATCTTGGATTAGGCTGCATCACCTTCTTCTGCCCCTGCGTCACTTTTGGCCAGACCGCGGAGGTCATTGACAAAGGAAACACTTgtgagttaattaattttaatcccgtatatgtttttatttgcTCATAATTAAGCTGAGGTcagtaattaattttatcatttaatagtccatttatgatttatcatatttcttctttttggaaATTTCGGCGATGAATTAAAGCCTGCTTCCGTGCGGAAACGACATGCGCGCTGCTGTTTAACCACTTCGGGCTTTTCTGCTGCTACACATGCACTTATCGGACCAAGCTCCCGGGACTCTACTCGTTGCATGGTGACCAGTGCGGAGACTTCTGCACTCACTGTTGGTGCACCTGCTGCGCCCTTTGCCAGGAGTACCGTGAGCTCAAGAACCGCGGCCTAGATCCGTCCATTGGTAAGTTCCCACGAGAACCCGTCCTGCCAGATTAACGATGATCTCAATATCAATATGCTTACTTTTGCTGGTTTTGGTTGTGGTGTATGGGATATGATCACCTTAAAGGATGGGCTGGGAACCAGCAAAAGATGCAACAGCCGATCCCAGTTGTTCTTCCCCCAGTGGTTCCAATGGGCATGATGCGTAATTAAGTCCATCAAAAGCTTCCCGATCGGCCTTTTCAGCTAGGACAATCAAGCTTGGAGCTATCGATTGTAATCGAGTTtgcttatatatttttaatcttATTCTGTTTTGATCAAATATTGTGTACCGACTCGTTAATGGTATGTGATGGCAACAGTTTGTACCTTATCACGCTCATAGTCattgatttattatttatttctggTCTGGTGAAGAGATATACCATGGGTTGCTAATAATCAACCAAAAATGCAACAGCAAGTTCCAGCCACAATAGATATGCACACGGCACTCCAAATGTGGATGACATGTTCAGCTCGAAGTTTCTCAGTCTTTTGGTTGAGAACAATCGAGGTTTCCATGGTAGATCGTTATCCGCATCTCACGTCCTATAAAATTTGATGAAATCTTGTACCATCTTGTATTTTGGtcactatatatattgttttaaaTCGCATTATAAAGAACTTCAAGGAGTTTGGCCTAATGGTAAGAAGGAGTTTAAGTATCCATCCGATCCCGGATTCAAAATCCTTTGGAGTCATCTGAGTActtttggcgtgattacccgTTCCGTGCGCCGCCGGAGGTTCACGGAGCCTTGAgaattagtcgggcgaaaCTCAAACACCCCAggttagcaaaaaaataatcacATTATAAAGGATTGCAGCTAATAACGATAAATCAGATTGTGACAAGATTCATCCCGTAGCATGGTCGGATTAAATCTATGTCCGCAGTGTTAATAAGTAGTCCATCATGATTTATTGGACGGGCTTTTTTTACACaactatattataatatagtaTAGCTTCATTAATTGACAAGTTGACTGAATTCACATTTATCGCATAATTTGCTCCGCTCAATAGTTGCATACAGTGTTCACCCCAAAAaggttttcttttaattatttttctccctctctctttttacttatttttttccctctcttttttatataaaattttattacaaAGGGAGCCTGTGAATTCAATAAGAAAATAaggaagttaaaaaaaaaaaagacatgaGAAATCTTACTTACAAGAATGAAAAACAAATTCGCTTAATTCTTAATTtgatgatattttattttgtggtGTATGAAGGTAGAGGCACTTTAATTAGAAAGTTTTAATTGGCTTCTTGTTGAAGAAACTAAAGTTATCGATATACATTGTACATTGTAGGtattattgttaattattattgttatcaAAATATAGAGTTAATACAAAgtgtttctcaatttttcataattctaTTTTTATCTTTCAATGTACATTGGACATACTTCAATTTTCACACAACATATTCATCGTATCTGTAAAATACCCACTTGGGCCTACacggacttgagcccatctgcaacccaaaatcTTAAGCTGATAAGTTACTGGACCCaagcctcatataagcttgtggtttctttctcaatttttcgatgtgggacaacatatctcaacacccgccctcatatggcaacgtgtggtccaacacGTGTCACGTGCCTTAAACACCTGCCCTTAACAATTGACCGAGCCGGGCatcctcttccgtgctcgaGCAAGGGGGGACAAATACCAAACTAACCTCGAGCTTcacactcgggcctaactagaggtgcacctttAGCTACCTCGGAACTAGACCGGACCACTCTTGGGCCtgattaacatgaggcgcactcttggctaccTCAAAATCGaatctggcgtggtgtgagcccacatgAGCGCGCGGAAGCATAatccgctctgataccatgtaaaatacccacttgggcctacacggacttgagcccatctgcaacccaaaaacttaagCTGATAAGTTACTggacccaagtctcatataagcttgtggtttctttctcaatttttcgatgtgggacaacatatctcaacagtATCCTTACCACTCTTTAATATATGTTCAATGTATTTGGACAATTTCTAATCTTCTATGAGAATCCTATTTCATTTAAAGTATTTGCAGGATATTTGGAGTTTACACTACTTTTACCGTTTaatgtatataaattaattttaattctaattcCAAACTTTTGATATATCAATACAAAATCTACTTTTAATTctctttataatatatatacgttACTCAATTaatcttttgttgttttcttctaAAAATTTGTCCATTTATAAGATAActtctttaaataaaaatttagataaatatctatatatatatatacacactagATTAAAACCCGCGTGTTGCGCAGGAATGATTAGGAATTTTTGATAGaaagtaatatttaaaataaatatattatgaaattttaaaaaaaatttatcgaTTTAGGAATTGTTTcgattgaaaattaaataagattATTGGAGGATCATTGATTTTTAatgcaaaattgaaaagtaacGAAAAGAGAAGATACATAATATACTTACAGTTATAGATGATCGAGTGGAAAAATAACACCTCAAAATTTCCTATactataaataaacaaataaaatgaaaaaaatatagatagaCTCAAATTTTATTGGAGAAAGAAAATTAGGAATTTATTGAGTGAGGGAGACTTTTCCTTTACATCTATTagccatatatattatattcataaaaataataaggaaATATTTTAGTATCTATAAAAAAGATTTTCTTCCTCCCGAAAAAGAAcatcaattttcttaatatttgtataatatatatatatatgaaggttattaaaaataatattcaaaattgatttttaagaTTAGATTAATCCAAAGTTTACTTtgtatatcattttttaattaactttaGAGGAAAAGAATTATTGACAACTAAAATAGttcaaaaacataaaaattacaatGGAGAGTCATGGAAAAGGCTTAAGTTGTATTACAAATTCTTTGCTCCAATAATTTTATAGAGAAATCATAAAACTATATAAACTGGCAAAAAGTGATTAATATTGAGAGaaatatttctaaaaatataaaaatcgaTGTATGTCATGATGGACATGGCcttctttttataattagCTAATGCTAACCTCCATCAATATTCCATGATTTGTTCATCAAATAGTATAAAGCTAACCATAGAAGTTTTCAATCCAacaacatatattatatataaaaaaaattattgattgtTCATCAAACAGTATAAAGCTAAccatataaattttcaatcaaaaaacatatattatctataaaaaatttaaacctAATTAACTACACTTTAACATAAATATGCTAATgctcatcaaaataaaattaataagattGTGTATAATAGATAATCAACAAAGCTTGGAAGGTAGAGAGGAACCTTTGTATAAAGCTTGGAGAAAAGGCAAGAATATTTGCATGTTGTAGGGATTTTTTTGGGCGAATTTGGGACCGCTTGGAGTAGGAATTTTATAGTTAAATATACGAATAGTTTTCAATTAATATAGTTTACCTTATATTGTAATTCTAGAAGTACACTTAAACTTACTGACTAATATAACATTGCaatatatttcttatataaaatatgcgatatctatatatatatatatatatatattgatataatatGATCAACATAATATATAGCATTGCATTGACTAATATAGCATTGTCTCTCTTTGTTCCACTCGTGCaaggtaaatatataaattgctacaatataaaaaatttccttaataatAGTTAATGTATATAGtctattgcatattttattcacttgtatatatttttttgggttatatgtaaataatatatatattctactacataattaatggaaaaaaaattctttaataCATAAGTGATAATGTGGCAAAGTGAGAGAGCTtcgtttcttatttttgatgatgtgacGGCTTGAGAATTAAAGTTGTGCttcgttttcatatatatatatatatagagagagagagagagagagattacatgaataaacagattttctattatattattcaatttccaTTCGACTCTTTATCTTTTCAGTTGTTATACTAAAGATTGATTCTTATAGGAACTATTGATACATGTATTTGTGATGactattttatatatgtgtgaaGGCATGTCggtattatattttttgggtgaaagatatatgtattaagaatacacaatatatatatatatatatatatatcactcagttttcttttgacgtttgatttttgtttttgcacTCTCTTATAAAAAACGGTCCCTCCAAATCGTAGTTAAATTTGGATTTAAcaatatttatacatattggattcttcttctttatctATGAATCATCCTAATTAAGTTTTTCGAAGAGATTTCtataattttgcatttttttactATTAATCGACAATGTATTCTAAAATTTATGTAAGATTTAAATAAAACCAAACGTTGCAAAGTAGTGTACTACCATTTAaacattaaataatataaaactgATATAGTTTTTACATTCATGCTATTTATTACAATgatttaaaattatcattacTATATACAAAAATTGTTGCTTATAATGGACATGTGTCAAACgatcaatttttttacttgtaatatatataaactgtAGCTTATAATGGCCATGTGTCAAACTATcaattttttgactttttattttcattttttatattattttatcttaataTCATGCGAggcttatatattatatatgttttttatttttaataatttatataccTAAATATAAAGTTTATTCCAAGTAGACCCCAcaatttcagtaatttttatcacgacattaaaaatattttaatttcttttttagttaAATGTAAGTTTACTCCAGCCTATTGACAATTCTCGCTTAGAATGGTCGTGATCGCGAGATGTTTTAAATGAATTCCGAGTACCACTTACAATTAACGGATTTCtcaattatgatttttaaattgattcaaataaggaatttttttccaattaaacTTCCATTTATCTCTACATTTTTACCTTTTTATATTCATTCCATATACTATTACGattgattttgatattttttctaCCGCATCCACGTATGCTTGACAAgattaaattgaaattttcaattaaatttgtgcttagtaaaaattacaataattttaatatttattatttatagatttgttgtattattataatatggtgCATCTTTTCAACATTATAATGCACCCCATATATTTATTACTGTTTATTGATCATAATATTTGAGTACATCCTAACCTGATATTATGTGTCAAAAGCATAATGGGatcaaatgaaatatattgcatctatcactatatatatgtatattgtaGTTGGAATAAACTATAATgttaacatataaaaaaataaggagATACTTAATGAAGAGAAATTAGCTAGAATTATATGCTAATgtatattacaaataaatatgaattaatattttaatttttatataattaattatatctctaatatatatataattctccGCTAatttttatgctattatttAATCACTATCTTTAATATTTCACtaaatttttgcttttttataACTTTCTTATTATATCATCTAACAAAGTTATTCATTTTTCGTCTATGTCTATATGTTTATCAAAGTAAGACAATTTAGAATTTAGtgtattatattaatttttaaaataaatcacgcaatattaatttgttaatatatatacttttcaatattactaatattatttcttatacttccataatatgaaaaattatttactaaAACCCGCTGCATTGCGTGCACCCTACCCTtagttttaataaattatgttGTTATCCTCAATTACAATGTACTTGTTTTCGTTGACAAGTCAAGAAGTTACACTTTAACACAACCGTACCTGTCTTATCTACATGACAATTAAATTACTGGGAGAAATGGTCCGTGGAGGGAGAATAGATATTTCCTGTCCTGTTTCAGTATATACTTATTTGTCTTCGAATACATTGACAAGGTAACTAATGTGGATTGATTtaaccggttcgacactcttTCCTTAAGTAAAGTCTCAGATTCGAATAttgtgaataaataaaatctacattgagagagttttacctcttaatgGACAGATTTGGCTCACAAAGACCAAAACACCAGGAATCAGAAGTGAAGTTTTCCACGTTAGTTGGTAAGTCGGCTTGACGAAAGGAGTATTTGATGAATGTAGGGGAGTACAACCAAACCTTAAAGATGAAAGAGCCGCAGCTCCACGATGACAAGGGAAGAGAAGACTTCACATTTCTAGGTCAATTATGCCTTTCAATTTTAATCCGTAGAGAATAACTAATGTTACGTTTGGTTAcaaagtaatattttaaaattagattttgaaaaagagtggtataaatggttatgtatggaGTTCactatttgactttgtatgagttattttattttgttgttggtagaattaaattaaagtgtgattttaaaatcgcactttgaaaccaaacaagccataaATATCAAAGTGAGCTTCCATGATGCTCTTATAGTCTGGCGCCCTTCGATACCGTTAGAATCTaatgccccgtttggattcagagttaattgattttaactttaactgaacacactacacaacaaaaatacacatttttcaatttaaaaattttaactttagctttaactcaacacactacacaacaaaaacgcACGTTTcacaagtcaaatttataatcacatctcatttgtcatttttcacaatcaaaattaaaatcaaaatcaaagtaactttaactctgaattcaAACTGCCTCTAAATCtccttatttttttcccctttcgtACGTCACTGGGTGGGATGACAGTCATGATGGGGGGAAGCCGAACCATGATACTAC
This region includes:
- the LOC116189084 gene encoding protein PLANT CADMIUM RESISTANCE 7-like is translated as MCPRKPVADANSAPQPAAFPPPQAFQASPPPSVPQFVAAAPPTQSQVPTGWTTGLCACFDDPSNCCITFFCPCVTFGQTAEVIDKGNTSCFRAETTCALLFNHFGLFCCYTCTYRTKLPGLYSLHGDQCGDFCTHCWCTCCALCQEYRELKNRGLDPSIGWAGNQQKMQQPIPVVLPPVVPMGMMRN